A single genomic interval of uncultured Desulfobacter sp. harbors:
- a CDS encoding type II toxin-antitoxin system RelE/ParE family toxin has product MKIIWSPLAIDKVAEIANYIAKEKPTTAENWVDKIFSKVESLASSPKSGRIVPEINKDQYREIIYGNYRIVYRIEEKRISILTVRHGKQLLPIEEILA; this is encoded by the coding sequence ATGAAAATAATCTGGTCTCCATTGGCTATCGATAAAGTAGCCGAAATTGCAAACTACATAGCAAAAGAGAAACCAACTACCGCTGAAAATTGGGTGGACAAAATATTTTCAAAAGTTGAAAGTTTAGCATCGTCTCCTAAATCAGGAAGAATTGTTCCTGAAATCAACAAAGATCAATATAGAGAAATAATCTATGGGAATTACAGAATAGTGTATCGGATTGAAGAAAAACGAATATCTATTCTGACCGTTCGCCATGGTAAGCAATTACTGCCAATTGAAGAAATATTGGCATAA
- a CDS encoding type II toxin-antitoxin system Phd/YefM family antitoxin produces MQRLRIDQDIKPLSEVRTGIASFIKQVHDTKRPVVITQHGKGVAVLLDVTEYESMQEKMELLTDIQTSINQIDNGEGVEHDEAKEMIMQRIFK; encoded by the coding sequence ATGCAAAGATTAAGGATAGACCAAGATATTAAACCTCTTTCGGAAGTTCGAACCGGGATTGCGTCATTTATTAAACAAGTTCACGATACCAAAAGACCGGTTGTCATTACCCAGCATGGAAAAGGGGTTGCAGTTCTTTTAGATGTCACTGAATATGAATCAATGCAAGAAAAGATGGAGCTTTTGACAGACATACAAACTTCAATCAACCAGATAGACAATGGAGAAGGAGTCGAACACGATGAAGCAAAAGAAATGATTATGCAACGGATTTTTAAATGA
- a CDS encoding endonuclease/exonuclease/phosphatase family protein yields the protein MKIPIVIATVMLLAATLLPLWRHPHWLIRGLDFPRMQLAAVASLLILIQVISLDLAKTQTWALISITLVCLAWQLWWVMPYTIFWRSEVKTTKTHSPNRKLSIFTANVLTPNRQADAFLKLVSQYAPDVLVTLESDQWWQRHLDTLQADMPYSMKCPLDNLYGMHVYSRLPLENTEISYLIEDDIPSMHAQIKLRSGDPVRIHFLHPAPPSPTENPESAERDAELVIVARSVGDSDQPVVVTGDLNDVAWSATTRLFRKLSGLLDPRVGRGMFNTFHAKYPFIRWPLDHLFHSHHFTVTSIKRLPYFGSDHFALLTELSYRPAWGNDQEGLMAEADDKSWALSIAEEQDVSAKDVPSPKARYGGFGLETGS from the coding sequence ATGAAGATACCTATTGTTATTGCTACCGTCATGTTGCTTGCGGCTACGCTATTACCTTTATGGCGCCATCCTCATTGGCTAATACGGGGACTGGATTTTCCACGCATGCAACTGGCGGCCGTTGCATCATTATTAATCCTGATACAAGTGATATCGCTTGATCTTGCAAAAACCCAGACTTGGGCTCTCATTAGCATCACACTGGTGTGCCTGGCCTGGCAGTTGTGGTGGGTTATGCCGTACACGATTTTCTGGCGATCAGAAGTTAAAACGACAAAAACCCATAGCCCCAATCGCAAACTCAGCATTTTCACGGCCAACGTATTAACACCTAACAGGCAAGCCGACGCTTTTTTGAAACTGGTTAGCCAATACGCGCCGGATGTACTCGTGACGCTGGAGTCTGATCAGTGGTGGCAACGTCATCTGGATACGCTGCAAGCTGACATGCCCTACAGCATGAAATGTCCTTTGGACAATCTCTACGGCATGCATGTTTACTCTCGTTTGCCGCTTGAGAATACGGAAATATCATACCTTATTGAGGACGATATTCCCTCAATGCACGCCCAAATCAAGTTGCGCTCGGGCGACCCGGTACGTATCCATTTTCTCCATCCTGCTCCCCCCAGTCCCACAGAGAATCCCGAATCTGCGGAACGGGATGCGGAACTGGTGATTGTTGCCCGGAGCGTGGGGGACAGTGATCAGCCTGTTGTTGTGACAGGAGACCTTAATGATGTAGCCTGGTCGGCAACTACACGCTTGTTTCGCAAGCTTAGCGGATTACTGGATCCGCGGGTGGGACGGGGAATGTTCAATACGTTTCATGCCAAATACCCATTTATACGTTGGCCGTTGGATCACCTGTTTCACAGCCATCATTTCACCGTGACTTCGATTAAACGTTTGCCTTACTTTGGTTCGGATCATTTTGCACTGCTGACAGAGTTGTCATACAGACCCGCGTGGGGTAACGATCAGGAGGGATTGATGGCTGAAGCCGATGACAAATCGTGGGCGTTATCTATCGCAGAAGAACAGGACGTGAGTGCGAAGGATGTGCCCAGCCCAAAAGCCAGGTATGGTGGATTTGGGTTGGAAACGGGGTCTTGA
- a CDS encoding ATP-binding protein, with protein MSKLKQNRQWLKRAIFLNMTFFPMIPFIIVVGVSFYFFSSTLEKSTQASLERILTDHRKMIESFLLERKSDLELITRAYTFEDIMAEGAISTICQSLQKRSPAFVDLGLFDETGKHLKYSGAFALAGKSYTQEPWFQRTMLREFYISDIFLGYRNLPHFVVAVRRTENNQTWVLRATIDTAFFDSMVSGVRIGKTGEAYILNHEGVAQTARRSGDIALLDKDPAFGWMNKQFSANRETFQLSPKGQPFLYAVSKLTNKSWYLVVRQEKHDAYRALYSAVLICVVIAILGLTALVVLAYVTSTTICRRMDRLDEEKEQLGSQLIRAVQLAEIGEMAAGFAHEINNPLQIIKSEYALIKILMEELYPGKEGKEKDVDPQALNDIRESVDQIHKQVERCHEITSAILKFGRKKEVKHTTLNPGKVIPEILKLVQNSAHTSGVEITTRIEENVPNFMGDPGRFQQVMLNLVNNAIHAVTSRHGAKGGEIEISAARTRNDEGRNMVDIQVKDNGCGIAPEHMDKIFSPFFTTKAVGRGTGLGLSVCFGIIESFGGTMSVDSRPGEGTVFSIQLAAHENQSS; from the coding sequence TTGAGCAAATTAAAACAAAACAGACAGTGGCTGAAAAGAGCAATTTTTCTTAATATGACTTTTTTCCCCATGATCCCTTTTATTATTGTTGTGGGGGTCAGCTTCTACTTCTTTTCGTCAACCCTGGAGAAATCCACCCAGGCCAGCCTTGAAAGAATCCTGACAGACCACCGCAAGATGATTGAATCTTTCCTGCTTGAAAGAAAATCGGATCTTGAACTGATCACCCGGGCATATACGTTTGAAGACATCATGGCCGAAGGCGCCATCAGCACCATCTGCCAAAGTCTTCAAAAACGGTCGCCGGCCTTTGTTGACCTGGGGCTGTTCGACGAAACCGGTAAACACCTAAAATACTCCGGTGCCTTTGCCCTGGCAGGAAAAAGCTACACCCAGGAACCCTGGTTCCAGAGAACCATGCTCCGAGAATTTTATATCAGTGATATTTTTCTAGGATATCGTAACCTCCCCCATTTTGTTGTGGCCGTGCGCAGGACTGAAAACAACCAAACCTGGGTGCTGCGTGCCACCATTGACACCGCGTTCTTTGACTCCATGGTATCCGGGGTGCGCATCGGCAAAACAGGTGAAGCCTATATTTTAAACCACGAGGGGGTCGCCCAGACCGCCAGGCGTTCCGGGGACATCGCCCTTCTTGATAAAGATCCGGCTTTTGGGTGGATGAACAAACAATTTTCCGCCAACCGGGAGACCTTCCAGTTGTCACCCAAGGGACAACCTTTTTTATATGCAGTATCCAAACTGACCAATAAATCCTGGTATCTGGTGGTACGCCAGGAAAAACACGACGCCTACAGAGCCCTTTACTCTGCCGTCCTGATCTGTGTGGTCATCGCCATTTTAGGACTGACGGCCCTGGTGGTTCTGGCCTATGTCACCTCCACGACCATATGTCGGCGCATGGATCGCCTGGACGAAGAAAAGGAGCAGCTGGGCAGCCAGTTGATCCGAGCCGTGCAACTGGCGGAAATCGGGGAAATGGCAGCCGGATTTGCCCACGAAATCAACAATCCTTTACAGATCATTAAAAGTGAATACGCCCTGATCAAAATTCTCATGGAAGAACTATACCCAGGCAAAGAGGGTAAGGAAAAAGACGTCGATCCCCAAGCCTTAAATGACATCCGGGAAAGTGTGGACCAGATCCATAAACAGGTAGAGCGCTGCCACGAAATCACCTCTGCCATCTTAAAATTCGGCAGAAAAAAAGAAGTCAAGCACACTACCCTGAATCCAGGCAAGGTTATTCCCGAAATCCTCAAACTTGTTCAAAACTCCGCCCATACCAGCGGTGTAGAGATCACCACCCGGATTGAAGAAAACGTACCAAATTTCATGGGCGACCCCGGCCGGTTCCAGCAAGTCATGCTTAATCTGGTCAATAATGCCATACATGCCGTTACCAGCCGGCACGGTGCCAAGGGCGGCGAAATTGAAATAAGTGCCGCCCGAACCCGGAACGATGAAGGCCGGAACATGGTTGATATTCAGGTTAAAGACAATGGTTGCGGAATAGCGCCGGAACATATGGATAAAATTTTTTCACCCTTTTTCACCACAAAAGCCGTTGGCAGGGGAACGGGCCTGGGGCTTTCGGTATGTTTCGGCATCATCGAAAGTTTCGGCGGCACCATGTCTGTGGACAGCCGTCCCGGAGAAGGCACCGTGTTTTCCATTCAGCTTGCGGCACATGAAAATCAATCGTCTTAA